Proteins encoded within one genomic window of Bradyrhizobium sp. CB1717:
- a CDS encoding ABC transporter ATP-binding protein, producing the protein MSASIEIAGVSKVYDGGVRAVDAVAMDIRQGEFFSLLGPSGCGKTTTLRMIAGFETPSSGAIRVDGADITHVPAHKRDMGMVFQNYALFPHRTVAENVAFGLRMRGLDKATIAAKVKAALAMVELSGLEGRRPAQLSGGQQQRVALARAIVIAPRVLLCDEPLGALDKKLRQQMQFELKQLQKKLGLTLVFVTHDQEEALAMSDRIAVMNGGRVEQVGTPTEIYNQPTTRFVADFIGDTNIFRGERTATSTVASALDVGKGLILALPPTEARGTGVLSVALRPEKIRLIPRGDGATPAGISAHGIVENTNFLGGAVLYRITLEGGHRVLVQQPNAGTSRLFVPGNGVTLQWTPADLVVLKD; encoded by the coding sequence ATGAGCGCGTCGATCGAGATCGCAGGGGTCAGCAAGGTCTATGACGGCGGCGTCCGCGCGGTGGACGCGGTCGCGATGGACATCAGGCAAGGCGAGTTCTTCTCCCTGCTCGGCCCCTCCGGCTGCGGCAAGACCACGACGCTGCGCATGATCGCCGGCTTCGAGACGCCGAGCTCGGGCGCGATCCGCGTCGACGGCGCCGACATCACCCATGTGCCGGCGCACAAGCGCGACATGGGCATGGTGTTCCAGAACTACGCGCTGTTCCCGCATCGGACCGTCGCCGAGAACGTCGCCTTCGGCCTGCGCATGCGCGGGCTCGACAAGGCGACCATTGCGGCCAAGGTGAAGGCGGCGCTCGCCATGGTCGAGCTGTCCGGGCTGGAAGGCCGACGCCCGGCCCAGCTCTCCGGCGGCCAGCAGCAGCGCGTCGCGCTTGCCCGCGCCATCGTCATCGCGCCGCGCGTCCTGCTCTGCGACGAGCCGTTAGGGGCGCTCGACAAGAAGCTGCGCCAGCAGATGCAGTTCGAGCTCAAGCAACTGCAGAAGAAGCTCGGCCTCACCCTGGTCTTCGTCACTCACGACCAGGAAGAAGCACTGGCGATGTCCGACCGCATCGCCGTGATGAACGGCGGCCGCGTCGAGCAGGTCGGCACGCCCACGGAAATCTACAACCAGCCGACGACGCGCTTCGTCGCCGACTTCATCGGCGACACCAACATCTTCCGCGGCGAGCGCACCGCGACCAGCACGGTTGCCTCGGCGCTCGATGTCGGCAAGGGCCTGATCCTGGCGCTGCCGCCGACCGAGGCGCGGGGCACTGGCGTGCTCTCGGTCGCGCTGCGCCCGGAAAAGATTCGCCTCATCCCGCGCGGCGACGGCGCCACCCCAGCCGGCATCTCCGCGCATGGCATCGTCGAGAACACCAACTTTCTCGGCGGCGCCGTGCTCTATCGCATCACGCTCGAGGGTGGCCATCGCGTTCTCGTGCAACAACCCAATGCAGGCACGAGCCGCCTGTTCGTTCCCGGCAACGGTGTCACGCTCCAGTGGACGCCGGCCGATCTCGTCGTGTTGAAGGACTAG
- a CDS encoding extracellular solute-binding protein encodes MMKALGSSRLSRRRFLTASASLGIGTIAAPYVARADDPTLRITGWGGKWGEIMKAEIGPAFESEFKCKLQTDSAFPYLPKLQASSRSAPIYDVLHTNSNEQWAAAEIGLVEPKIDPKLVPNLADVYPYAVSDKIVGVSIFTSAIGLGVRTDKGYGNITSWKELWDAKYNGVRGGYVIPVNSLGQAFLMMCGTLFGKGQTDLDAAYAALEKLKPIKIVDFTGAMEKMLLSGEVGLCVIHDSGIYRYDGQNQPTDFVSPSEGVLSLEQVLTITPGSKMKELANAYVNYMLRPEVQKRLAETVWYSPANRRVKLDAKYDAKLLTTPEKVSKLIQVDWKWYNERKDEIDQRVNRIFRA; translated from the coding sequence ATGATGAAAGCTCTGGGATCGTCACGGCTCAGCCGCCGCCGCTTTCTGACCGCGAGCGCCTCGCTCGGCATCGGCACCATCGCCGCGCCTTACGTCGCGCGCGCCGACGATCCGACGCTGCGCATCACCGGATGGGGCGGCAAGTGGGGCGAGATCATGAAGGCCGAGATCGGGCCCGCCTTCGAGAGCGAGTTCAAGTGCAAGCTCCAGACTGACTCCGCTTTCCCCTATCTGCCAAAACTCCAGGCAAGCTCGCGCTCGGCGCCGATCTACGACGTGCTGCACACCAATTCCAACGAGCAGTGGGCCGCCGCCGAGATAGGGCTGGTCGAGCCGAAGATCGATCCCAAGCTGGTGCCGAACCTCGCCGACGTCTATCCCTACGCCGTCAGCGACAAGATCGTCGGCGTCTCGATCTTCACCAGCGCCATCGGCCTTGGCGTTCGCACCGACAAGGGCTACGGCAACATCACCTCCTGGAAGGAGCTCTGGGACGCAAAGTACAACGGCGTCCGCGGCGGCTATGTCATTCCCGTCAACAGCCTCGGCCAAGCCTTCCTGATGATGTGCGGCACGCTGTTCGGCAAGGGGCAGACCGATCTCGACGCGGCCTATGCCGCACTGGAGAAGCTGAAGCCGATCAAGATCGTCGACTTCACCGGCGCGATGGAAAAGATGCTGCTCTCAGGCGAAGTCGGCCTCTGCGTCATCCACGATTCCGGCATCTACCGCTATGACGGGCAGAACCAGCCGACCGATTTCGTCTCGCCGAGCGAAGGCGTGCTGTCGCTGGAGCAGGTTTTGACCATCACGCCCGGCAGCAAGATGAAGGAACTCGCCAACGCCTACGTGAACTACATGCTGCGTCCCGAGGTGCAGAAGCGCTTGGCTGAAACGGTCTGGTACTCGCCGGCCAACAGACGCGTGAAGCTCGACGCCAAATACGACGCCAAGCTGCTCACCACGCCCGAGAAGGTCTCCAAGCTGATCCAGGTCGACTGGAAGTGGTACAACGAACGCAAGGACGAGATCGACCAGCGCGTCAACCGGATCTTCCGCGCATGA
- a CDS encoding alpha/beta hydrolase, with protein sequence MTETSFIHRFEPARDAGSPPLLLLHGTGGDENDLLGLGKMISPGAALLSPRGRVLEHGMPRFFRRLAEGVFDEEDVRRRARELGDFVTEARQRYGIAAPVAVGFSNGANIAAALLLLKPDALAGAILLRAMVPLSDPPKAQLGGKPVLLLSGQADPIVPASNSAQLAALLSQAGGSVTHKVLPAGHQLSQADVTLARDWIGNVAAEAA encoded by the coding sequence ATGACCGAGACTTCATTCATCCATCGCTTCGAGCCCGCGCGCGACGCGGGCTCCCCTCCTCTGCTGCTGCTGCACGGCACCGGCGGTGACGAGAACGATCTCCTCGGCCTTGGCAAGATGATCTCGCCGGGCGCGGCCCTGCTCTCGCCACGCGGCCGCGTGCTCGAGCACGGCATGCCGCGCTTCTTCCGCCGCCTCGCGGAGGGTGTATTCGACGAGGAGGACGTGCGACGGCGTGCACGCGAGCTCGGCGACTTCGTTACGGAAGCGCGGCAACGCTACGGCATCGCCGCGCCTGTCGCGGTCGGCTTCTCCAACGGCGCCAACATTGCAGCCGCGCTGTTGCTGCTGAAGCCGGACGCGCTTGCAGGCGCGATCCTGCTGCGCGCCATGGTGCCGCTGTCGGATCCGCCCAAAGCGCAGCTCGGTGGCAAACCTGTCCTCCTCCTGTCCGGGCAGGCTGATCCGATCGTGCCGGCGAGCAACTCGGCGCAGCTCGCCGCGCTGCTGTCGCAAGCCGGCGGCAGCGTGACGCACAAGGTCCTGCCGGCGGGCCATCAATTGTCGCAGGCCGACGTGACGCTCGCCCGCGACTGGATTGGCAACGTCGCCGCCGAAGCGGCCTGA
- a CDS encoding ABC transporter permease, with translation MSSTATTRLNGLALFILPSALLFALFFFLPIGLMALMSVLTGNPVVMPKVAFTTRHYARMIGDPYYLEVIWTTIRIGLVTTLVALLIGYPLAHWMARIKSRAGHALLLMAVLAPMLTGIVVRTFAWMTLLSDKGVVNQTLMSLGLIAQPLKLMYTETGIVVGLVHIYVPFMVLTLTGVIGRIDERLEQAAENLGASPLRAFLEVTLPLSLPGILAGSLLVFALAISAYVTPILLGGFQIMTLPILIYQQISANFNVGFAAALGIVLLAISLMLVIAYNRALGLVSGQRELQ, from the coding sequence ATGAGCAGCACCGCAACCACCCGTCTCAACGGCCTTGCGCTGTTCATCCTGCCGAGCGCGCTGCTGTTTGCCTTGTTCTTCTTCCTGCCGATCGGGCTGATGGCGCTGATGAGCGTGCTCACCGGCAATCCCGTGGTGATGCCGAAGGTCGCCTTCACCACGCGCCACTACGCCCGCATGATCGGCGATCCCTATTATCTCGAGGTGATCTGGACCACGATCCGGATCGGGCTCGTCACCACGCTGGTCGCGCTCCTGATCGGCTATCCGCTGGCGCACTGGATGGCGCGCATCAAGAGCCGTGCCGGTCACGCGCTGCTGCTGATGGCGGTGTTGGCGCCGATGCTGACCGGCATCGTGGTGCGCACCTTCGCCTGGATGACGCTGCTCTCCGACAAGGGCGTGGTCAACCAGACCCTGATGTCGCTCGGCCTCATCGCTCAGCCGCTGAAGCTGATGTACACCGAGACCGGCATCGTGGTCGGCCTCGTCCACATCTACGTGCCCTTCATGGTGCTGACGCTGACCGGCGTCATCGGCCGGATCGACGAGCGGCTGGAGCAGGCCGCCGAAAATCTCGGCGCCAGCCCCTTGCGCGCCTTCCTCGAGGTGACGCTGCCGCTCAGCCTGCCCGGCATCCTCGCCGGCTCGCTGCTGGTGTTCGCGCTCGCGATCAGCGCTTATGTTACGCCGATCCTGCTCGGCGGCTTCCAGATCATGACGCTGCCGATCCTGATCTACCAGCAGATCTCAGCGAACTTCAACGTCGGCTTCGCTGCCGCGCTCGGCATCGTGCTGCTCGCGATCTCGCTCATGCTCGTCATCGCCTATAACCGCGCACTCGGCCTCGTCTCAGGCCAGCGCGAATTGCAGTGA
- a CDS encoding ABC transporter permease has protein sequence MQTSASHSASLPAAQQAASVHTPGPIRHYGRYLYLAINIAILVFLLAPIAIVVVFALNPTPFIQFPPVGVSLRWFEKFFASRDFMHALGFSLEVAVLTTLSATILGASAALALARGNLPGTRLIVATMLSPLMLPAILTGLALFQTYVLLDVGRPTWGLVAGHTLVTLPYVVRTTLAVLHNFDTRLEEAARNLGASPLRTFFEVTLPLIKPGVLAGAIFAFIVSFDQFPVSLFLVSPGNETLPVTLFNYLKFDLDGTIGAASVVSIVLAFIVVIGLDRTVGLRSYVKL, from the coding sequence ATGCAAACCTCGGCCTCGCACAGCGCATCGCTTCCGGCGGCACAGCAGGCGGCGTCCGTGCATACGCCCGGGCCTATCAGGCACTACGGCCGATACCTCTATCTCGCGATCAACATCGCCATCCTGGTCTTCCTGCTGGCGCCGATCGCAATCGTCGTGGTGTTCGCGCTGAACCCGACGCCGTTCATCCAGTTTCCGCCGGTCGGCGTGTCGCTGCGCTGGTTCGAAAAATTCTTCGCTTCGCGCGACTTCATGCATGCGCTCGGCTTCAGCCTCGAAGTCGCCGTGCTCACCACCCTGTCCGCGACGATCCTCGGCGCCTCGGCAGCGCTGGCGCTCGCGCGCGGCAACCTGCCGGGCACGCGGCTGATCGTTGCCACCATGCTCTCGCCCCTGATGCTGCCGGCGATCCTCACCGGCCTGGCACTGTTCCAGACCTATGTGCTGCTCGATGTGGGTCGGCCCACCTGGGGCCTCGTCGCCGGCCATACGCTGGTGACGCTGCCTTATGTGGTGCGCACCACGCTCGCCGTGCTGCATAATTTCGACACGCGTCTGGAGGAAGCCGCGCGCAATCTCGGCGCAAGTCCGTTGCGCACCTTCTTCGAGGTGACGCTGCCGCTGATCAAGCCGGGCGTGCTTGCGGGCGCGATCTTCGCCTTCATCGTCTCGTTCGACCAGTTCCCGGTGTCGCTGTTCCTGGTCTCGCCGGGCAACGAGACGCTGCCGGTCACGCTGTTCAATTATCTGAAGTTCGATCTGGACGGCACCATCGGCGCCGCCTCGGTGGTCTCGATCGTGCTCGCTTTTATCGTCGTCATCGGGCTCGACCGCACGGTCGGCCTGCGCTCCTACGTCAAATTGTAA
- a CDS encoding IclR family transcriptional regulator, giving the protein MSALTNAIEILRCFSSARPDLSFADVMALTGKPKSSTSRLLRSLRDCGLLEQDPHTRRYRPGLLTFELGRLHRAHDDLISMAERELREVCARTGHTGYIAVLDGFEQVVLRIVPGSNPLRVVNPPGQRTPALATSNGRAMLARLSDEDIRARVPATYPKLPRNSPQTFKQLITRLDEIRRTGVSEAADESIEGVGSQGFALKSGETGEMIGIAVSYSVQATTAAERANVRRELAAMAAKLRRLTGDPLDQDTARIQTGTR; this is encoded by the coding sequence ATGAGCGCTCTCACCAACGCGATCGAGATCCTCCGCTGCTTTTCCAGCGCGCGGCCGGATCTGTCGTTTGCGGACGTGATGGCGTTGACGGGCAAGCCGAAGAGCTCGACCTCGCGGCTGCTGCGCTCGTTGCGCGATTGCGGCCTGCTCGAGCAGGACCCGCACACGCGCCGCTACCGGCCGGGCCTGCTCACCTTCGAACTCGGCCGGCTGCACCGTGCCCATGACGATCTCATCAGCATGGCCGAGCGCGAACTCCGCGAGGTTTGCGCGCGCACCGGGCACACGGGTTACATCGCCGTGCTCGACGGCTTTGAGCAGGTCGTGCTCCGCATCGTGCCCGGCTCGAATCCCCTGCGCGTCGTCAATCCGCCGGGCCAGCGCACGCCGGCGCTCGCGACCTCGAACGGCCGCGCCATGCTGGCGCGCCTCTCCGACGAGGACATCCGTGCGCGCGTGCCGGCGACCTATCCAAAGCTGCCGCGCAACTCGCCGCAGACTTTCAAGCAGTTGATCACGCGCCTCGACGAGATTCGCCGCACCGGCGTGTCGGAGGCGGCCGATGAATCCATCGAGGGCGTCGGCTCACAGGGCTTTGCCCTCAAGAGCGGCGAGACCGGCGAGATGATTGGCATCGCGGTGTCCTATTCCGTGCAGGCGACCACCGCCGCCGAGCGCGCCAATGTCCGCCGCGAGTTGGCGGCGATGGCCGCGAAGCTGCGACGACTGACCGGCGATCCGCTCGATCAGGACACCGCGCGCATCCAGACGGGGACGCGATGA
- a CDS encoding AroM family protein: MNMPLKHQRIGVVVIGQSPRPTVAAEIAAVLSPGIQIELRGALDGMSRAEIDAIPPMDGYDTLFTLLPNGDGVTISKKEVERRASQQITRFKHEGVGVTLMACTGKFPNLAADGLVILPSAVLHNLVEAVLPKGRLGVFSPLPEQTALIDKKWQREGVEVVGITLRPGSSEAAVDEAACTMADLEPDLVVMDCISYTSANKARVRKAYPGPVILGIAAAARIVEELVS, from the coding sequence ATGAACATGCCATTGAAGCACCAGCGCATCGGAGTGGTCGTGATCGGCCAGAGCCCGCGCCCGACCGTCGCTGCCGAGATCGCTGCCGTGTTGTCGCCGGGCATCCAGATCGAGCTGCGCGGCGCGCTCGACGGCATGAGCCGCGCCGAGATCGATGCCATTCCGCCGATGGACGGCTACGACACGCTGTTCACGCTGCTGCCGAACGGCGACGGCGTCACCATCAGCAAGAAGGAAGTCGAGCGACGCGCGAGCCAGCAGATCACGCGCTTCAAGCACGAGGGCGTCGGCGTGACGCTGATGGCCTGCACCGGCAAATTCCCCAACCTCGCGGCCGACGGCCTCGTCATCCTGCCCTCGGCCGTCCTGCATAATCTCGTCGAGGCCGTGCTGCCGAAGGGACGGCTCGGCGTATTCTCGCCGCTGCCCGAGCAGACCGCGCTGATCGACAAGAAGTGGCAGCGCGAGGGCGTCGAGGTTGTCGGCATCACGCTGCGCCCCGGCTCGAGCGAGGCTGCCGTCGACGAGGCTGCATGCACCATGGCCGACCTCGAGCCCGATCTCGTGGTGATGGACTGCATCAGCTACACCAGCGCCAACAAGGCGCGCGTGCGCAAGGCCTATCCCGGCCCCGTGATCCTCGGCATTGCCGCGGCGGCCCGCATCGTCGAGGAGCTGGTGTCGTGA
- a CDS encoding ring-cleaving dioxygenase — protein sequence MSGLHHVTAIAGDPIRNFGFYTRDLGLRFVKKTVNFDDPGTYHFYYGDETGRPGTILTFFPWAGVPAGRRGVGETHQTAFRVPQRSLGYWTQRFTEKGIAYEAPEKRFGESVLPFTDPDGMALALVGVPGAENEPGWSNGDVPAEHAIRGFHGVTLLLDSAAKTAAVLTDVFGFKETGREGSVIRFKAPGDVEGSVVDIYEAKGFLRGHQGGGSVHHIAFRAADDAEQGQMAQKLVSNHGLHPTEQRDRNYFRSIYFREPGGVLFEIATDIPGFAVDEPVATLGRDLKLPSFLEQHRKQIEDVLPSLEESVS from the coding sequence ATGTCTGGACTGCATCATGTGACCGCGATCGCCGGCGACCCCATCCGCAATTTTGGCTTCTACACCCGGGATCTCGGCCTGCGCTTCGTCAAGAAGACGGTCAATTTCGACGATCCCGGCACCTACCACTTCTATTATGGCGACGAGACCGGCCGCCCCGGCACCATCCTGACCTTCTTCCCCTGGGCCGGCGTGCCGGCAGGCCGCCGCGGCGTCGGCGAGACCCATCAGACCGCCTTCCGCGTGCCGCAGCGCTCGCTCGGCTACTGGACCCAGCGATTCACCGAGAAGGGCATTGCCTATGAGGCGCCGGAGAAGCGCTTTGGCGAGTCCGTGCTGCCCTTCACCGATCCCGATGGCATGGCGCTCGCCCTGGTCGGCGTTCCCGGCGCCGAGAACGAGCCCGGCTGGAGCAATGGCGATGTGCCGGCCGAGCATGCGATCCGCGGCTTCCATGGCGTGACTTTGCTGCTCGACAGCGCGGCGAAGACGGCCGCCGTCCTCACCGACGTGTTCGGCTTCAAGGAGACCGGCCGCGAAGGTTCTGTGATCCGCTTCAAGGCCCCGGGCGATGTCGAAGGCAGCGTCGTCGACATCTACGAGGCCAAGGGCTTTTTGCGCGGGCACCAGGGCGGCGGCTCGGTGCATCACATCGCCTTCCGCGCGGCTGACGATGCCGAGCAGGGCCAGATGGCGCAGAAGCTCGTGAGCAATCACGGCCTGCACCCGACCGAGCAGAGGGACCGCAACTACTTCCGCTCGATCTACTTCCGCGAGCCCGGCGGCGTGCTGTTCGAGATCGCAACCGATATCCCCGGCTTCGCCGTCGACGAGCCCGTCGCGACGCTGGGACGTGACCTGAAGCTGCCCAGCTTCCTCGAGCAGCATCGCAAGCAGATCGAGGACGTGCTGCCGAGCCTGGAAGAGAGCGTGTCATGA